The following are encoded in a window of Aneurinibacillus migulanus genomic DNA:
- the glpK gene encoding glycerol kinase GlpK codes for MEKKYVLALDQGTTSSRAILFNRQGEIVTVAQREFRQYFPNPGWVEHNAHEIWGSILAVIAEVLSTSNISAKEIASIGITNQRETTVVWDKNTGNPVYNAIVWQSRQTADICEELKVQGYSDMVRNKTGLLIDAYFSGTKVKWILDHVEGAREKAENGDLLFGTIDTWLIWRLTGGKAHVTDYSNASRTLMYNIYEQKWDEELLKMLGVPHTMLPKVRPSSEVYGETVEYHFFGERVPISGAAGDQQAALFGQACYESGMAKNTYGTGCFMLMNTGETAVKSEHGLLTTLAWGIDGKVEYALEGSIFVAGSAIQWLRDGLRMLKSAADSEQYAARVESTDGVYMVPAFVGLGTPYWDSDVRGAIFGLTRGTEKEHFIRATLESLAYQTKDVLSAMEADSGIELKTLRVDGGAVKNDFLMQFQSDILGVPVERPTINETTALGAAYLAGLAVGFWKSRDEIASQWQIEKRFEVRMQEGERIRLYAGWKKAVEATMGFKLK; via the coding sequence ATGGAAAAAAAATATGTACTGGCTTTAGACCAAGGAACAACAAGCTCACGTGCCATTCTGTTTAATAGGCAAGGAGAAATTGTAACCGTTGCCCAGAGAGAATTTCGACAGTACTTCCCTAACCCGGGATGGGTAGAGCATAATGCGCATGAAATCTGGGGCTCTATTCTGGCGGTCATTGCTGAAGTGCTTTCAACATCGAACATCAGCGCGAAGGAAATCGCATCTATTGGTATTACAAACCAGAGGGAAACCACAGTTGTATGGGATAAAAATACGGGGAATCCAGTTTATAATGCCATTGTTTGGCAATCGCGCCAGACAGCTGATATTTGTGAGGAATTAAAGGTTCAGGGCTACTCGGATATGGTACGGAACAAGACAGGACTTCTAATCGATGCCTATTTCTCTGGGACCAAAGTGAAATGGATTTTGGATCATGTCGAAGGGGCGAGAGAGAAGGCGGAGAATGGAGACTTGCTATTCGGTACGATTGATACATGGCTTATTTGGCGCCTAACCGGCGGTAAAGCACATGTAACCGACTACTCTAATGCTTCACGTACACTTATGTATAATATTTATGAGCAAAAATGGGATGAAGAGCTGTTGAAGATGCTCGGCGTACCCCATACAATGTTACCGAAAGTTCGCCCGTCCTCGGAAGTATACGGAGAAACTGTGGAATATCACTTCTTCGGCGAGCGCGTTCCGATTTCCGGCGCGGCTGGTGACCAACAGGCGGCGTTATTTGGACAGGCATGCTACGAGTCGGGCATGGCCAAAAATACGTACGGCACAGGATGCTTTATGCTGATGAATACCGGGGAGACAGCGGTAAAGTCAGAGCACGGACTTCTGACCACACTGGCCTGGGGAATTGATGGAAAAGTGGAATATGCGCTTGAAGGCAGTATTTTTGTCGCAGGCTCGGCGATCCAGTGGCTGCGGGATGGCCTTCGCATGTTGAAATCGGCTGCTGACAGTGAGCAGTATGCGGCGCGTGTAGAATCAACAGACGGTGTTTATATGGTGCCCGCCTTCGTTGGATTGGGTACACCGTATTGGGACAGCGACGTACGGGGGGCGATTTTCGGATTAACGCGCGGAACGGAGAAGGAGCATTTTATCCGTGCTACGTTGGAATCGCTCGCATACCAGACGAAGGATGTACTCTCCGCGATGGAGGCCGACTCCGGAATCGAGTTGAAGACATTACGCGTGGACGGGGGCGCAGTAAAAAATGATTTCCTGATGCAGTTCCAAAGCGATATTCTTGGTGTACCGGTAGAGCGTCCTACGATTAATGAAACGACCGCGCTTGGTGCGGCATATCTGGCGGGGTTAGCTGTAGGGTTCTGGAAGAGTCGTGACGAGATTGCTTCCCAGTGGCAGATAGAGAAGCGGTTCGAGGTGCGGATGCAGGAGGGCGAACGCATCCGGTTGTATGCAGGCTGGAAAAAAGCAGTAGAGGCAACCATGGGCTTTAAGCTTAAATGA
- a CDS encoding 4a-hydroxytetrahydrobiopterin dehydratase yields MKLTELQIQESIAELSGWKRKDEKWIEKKYRFKEFLDGIEFVNQVAHLSERLVHHPMIAIDYKLVTLRLTTWSAGGLTELDIQSAREMDEIYKRQQAPLI; encoded by the coding sequence GTGAAGTTAACGGAATTACAAATTCAAGAGAGTATAGCTGAGCTCTCCGGTTGGAAACGTAAAGATGAGAAGTGGATTGAGAAAAAATACCGATTCAAGGAATTCCTTGATGGGATAGAGTTCGTCAATCAAGTCGCCCATTTGTCGGAGCGCCTGGTACATCATCCGATGATTGCGATTGACTATAAGCTAGTCACGCTGCGCTTGACTACTTGGAGTGCAGGCGGACTGACAGAGCTCGATATTCAATCTGCCAGGGAAATGGATGAGATTTATAAGAGGCAACAGGCACCTTTAATTTAA
- a CDS encoding glycerol-3-phosphate responsive antiterminator gives MNIFNQKVLPAVRQMKDFEVLLRSRFEYMVLLDSHIGQIKSIVQTARQHDKKMLVHVDLIQGLRNDEYATEFLCQEIKPAGVISTRKSAVMTARKNKVLAIQRLFLLDTNALETSYRLVEQTQPDFIEVLPGVMPHIIAEVYEKVKIPVLAGGLIRTIEDAEMALDGGAIAVTTSRREIWKHFAGKK, from the coding sequence GTGAACATATTTAACCAGAAAGTATTGCCCGCCGTGCGTCAGATGAAAGACTTCGAGGTACTTTTGCGTAGCCGCTTTGAATATATGGTGTTGCTGGACAGTCATATCGGACAGATTAAAAGCATTGTTCAGACCGCCCGTCAGCATGATAAAAAGATGCTCGTTCATGTCGATCTGATACAGGGCTTGCGTAATGATGAATATGCGACCGAATTTTTATGTCAGGAGATTAAACCGGCAGGTGTGATTTCTACGCGCAAAAGCGCCGTAATGACAGCCCGGAAGAACAAGGTATTGGCTATTCAGCGCCTCTTTTTACTGGATACGAATGCGTTGGAAACCAGCTATCGGCTCGTGGAGCAGACACAGCCGGACTTCATTGAGGTATTGCCGGGAGTGATGCCACATATTATTGCAGAAGTATACGAAAAAGTGAAGATTCCTGTGTTGGCGGGCGGTCTGATTCGTACGATTGAAGATGCAGAGATGGCGTTGGATGGAGGCGCTATAGCGGTTACTACCTCACGAAGAGAGATATGGAAACACTTTGCGGGAAAAAAATAA
- a CDS encoding MerR family transcriptional regulator, whose translation MSYKDRKVITIGIVSELTGLSERQIRYYEERKLIMPERTRGGTRKFSFADVERLVQIANHMEDGLQTSEIRRMEQKAMRQDKELRERMLRGQLNAAFPQRNK comes from the coding sequence TTGTCTTACAAGGATCGGAAAGTAATTACGATCGGCATCGTCAGCGAGCTAACTGGCTTATCGGAGAGACAAATTCGCTATTATGAAGAGAGAAAGCTTATCATGCCCGAACGAACACGTGGCGGCACGCGCAAATTCTCCTTTGCAGACGTAGAACGGCTCGTACAAATCGCCAATCATATGGAAGATGGTCTGCAAACCTCAGAAATACGCCGCATGGAGCAAAAGGCAATGCGACAAGATAAAGAACTGCGTGAACGAATGCTTCGTGGGCAGCTTAACGCAGCATTTCCACAACGTAATAAATAA
- a CDS encoding MIP/aquaporin family protein codes for MSAFLGEIVGTMLLIILGDGVVGGVVLNKTKAHNAGWIVITLGWGLAVAMAAYAVGGISGAHLNPALTIGLAIVGQFPWADVPMYIVAQIIGAFLGAVVVWLHYLPHWKVTESPADKLGVFATAPAIPHRAANLISEIIGTFVLVLGILAIGANKFADGLNPFVVGFLIVSIGLSLGGTTGYAINPARDFGPRLAHAVLPIAGKGPSNWGYAWIPIAGPVIGGALGALFYKLVFLP; via the coding sequence ATGTCGGCGTTTTTAGGAGAAATAGTAGGGACGATGCTTTTGATTATTCTGGGGGATGGCGTAGTGGGTGGAGTCGTATTGAACAAAACGAAAGCGCATAACGCTGGCTGGATTGTGATTACGCTTGGTTGGGGGCTGGCAGTAGCTATGGCGGCATATGCGGTTGGTGGTATTAGTGGCGCGCATTTGAATCCAGCTTTAACGATTGGGCTTGCTATTGTGGGCCAATTCCCTTGGGCAGATGTGCCGATGTATATTGTGGCTCAAATAATCGGTGCATTTCTCGGTGCTGTGGTAGTATGGCTACATTATCTTCCGCATTGGAAAGTGACTGAAAGTCCGGCGGATAAACTAGGAGTTTTTGCTACAGCTCCAGCTATCCCCCATCGTGCAGCTAATTTAATAAGTGAAATCATCGGAACATTTGTGCTTGTCCTTGGAATTCTCGCAATCGGTGCAAATAAATTTGCTGATGGCCTTAATCCTTTTGTTGTAGGATTTCTTATTGTTAGCATCGGGCTTTCGCTCGGAGGTACGACAGGCTATGCGATTAATCCAGCGAGGGATTTTGGTCCGCGTCTTGCCCATGCGGTGTTGCCGATTGCGGGCAAAGGCCCATCGAACTGGGGCTATGCCTGGATTCCGATTGCAGGTCCGGTGATTGGTGGTGCTCTCGGCGCATTATTCTATAAGTTAGTTTTTCTTCCTTAA
- a CDS encoding SPFH domain-containing protein, with protein MTEKQAWAVNGFLGMLLLVVLFVTGVYFLILAQNPLLGVLCIVLAAIGASGIFTVQPNQAAVLIFFGHYLGTVRKSGLWLGIPFAMRRKISLKVRNFNSKKLKVNDVEGNPIEIAAVIVFKVIDSAKATFDVDNYEQFVEIQSETALRYVASRYPYDNFKEEGYSLRGNTDEIAAELAQELQSRLSVAGVEVIEARLTHLAYATEIASAMLQRQQASAIVSARQRIVEGAVGMVQMAIEEFQREGFELDEERQAAMINNLMVAIVSERSAQPVINSGSLY; from the coding sequence ATGACAGAGAAACAAGCGTGGGCCGTTAATGGTTTTTTAGGAATGTTATTGCTTGTAGTACTGTTTGTCACTGGCGTCTATTTCCTCATTCTCGCTCAAAATCCGTTGTTAGGCGTGCTATGTATCGTACTTGCTGCGATTGGCGCGAGTGGAATTTTTACTGTGCAGCCGAATCAAGCAGCGGTATTAATCTTTTTTGGTCACTATCTTGGTACGGTTCGGAAGAGTGGGCTATGGCTCGGCATTCCATTTGCAATGCGCCGTAAAATTTCCTTAAAAGTACGCAACTTTAATAGTAAAAAATTAAAGGTGAATGATGTAGAAGGAAATCCAATCGAAATTGCGGCAGTTATCGTATTTAAAGTCATCGATTCCGCAAAGGCAACGTTTGATGTAGATAATTACGAACAGTTCGTAGAAATTCAGAGCGAGACAGCATTACGCTATGTTGCCAGCCGTTATCCGTATGATAACTTCAAGGAAGAGGGCTATTCTCTACGTGGCAATACGGATGAGATTGCGGCAGAACTGGCGCAGGAGCTCCAATCTCGCTTATCAGTAGCAGGTGTGGAAGTGATTGAAGCACGTCTTACGCATCTAGCGTATGCGACCGAGATTGCTAGTGCTATGCTGCAGCGTCAGCAAGCTTCTGCAATCGTCTCTGCCAGACAGCGTATCGTAGAAGGTGCGGTGGGTATGGTACAGATGGCAATTGAAGAATTTCAACGTGAAGGCTTCGAATTGGATGAGGAACGACAAGCGGCCATGATTAATAACTTGATGGTAGCTATTGTATCTGAACGTTCCGCCCAGCCTGTCATCAACTCGGGGTCGCTGTATTAG
- the glpT gene encoding glycerol-3-phosphate transporter, with amino-acid sequence MWQQIANIFRPAPHIERLPEEQVDSTYRRLRLQVFLGIFIGYAGYYLVRKNFSLAIPYFTEQGFSKGELGLVLSAVSIAYGISKFVMGIVSDRCNPRYFLAAGLILSGILNILFGTVPFLTSSIAIMFVAMFINGWFQGMGWPPSGRTMVHWFSISERGTKMSIWNVAHNVGGGLTAPLASLGILLFATWNSIFFLPGIVAVLIGIYVIITMRDTPQSVGLPPIEEYKNEYPNDNVEDREKELTAKEILFKYVLTNKFLWFIALANVFVYFVRYGVVDWAPTYLTEVKGFSNDNSRWAYFMYEYAGIPGTLLCGWMSDKLFRGRRAPAGILFMVGVLIAVLIYWLNPPGNPLIDNIALVSIGFLIYGPVMLIGLHALDLAPKKAAGTAAGLTGFFGYLGGAAFANAAMGYIVDMFGWDGGFVLLVGSCVLAIFFLALTWNTGKAKN; translated from the coding sequence ATGTGGCAGCAAATTGCAAACATTTTTCGCCCTGCCCCTCACATTGAGCGCTTGCCGGAAGAACAGGTCGATAGCACGTATCGCCGGCTCCGTTTGCAAGTGTTTTTAGGGATTTTTATTGGATATGCAGGGTATTATTTGGTACGGAAGAATTTTTCTCTTGCGATTCCTTACTTTACGGAACAAGGTTTTTCAAAAGGGGAATTAGGGCTTGTATTATCAGCTGTATCTATTGCATACGGCATTAGTAAATTCGTTATGGGTATCGTATCGGACCGTTGTAACCCCCGCTATTTTCTTGCAGCTGGACTTATTTTGTCGGGGATATTAAACATTTTATTCGGTACTGTACCATTCCTTACTTCCAGCATTGCTATTATGTTCGTAGCGATGTTTATCAACGGATGGTTTCAGGGGATGGGCTGGCCTCCGAGTGGAAGAACGATGGTACACTGGTTCTCCATTAGCGAACGTGGAACGAAAATGTCAATCTGGAATGTCGCCCACAATGTAGGTGGCGGGCTTACGGCACCTCTTGCAAGTTTAGGAATTTTGCTTTTCGCAACATGGAACAGTATTTTTTTCCTTCCCGGAATTGTAGCGGTCCTTATTGGGATTTATGTAATCATTACTATGCGTGATACTCCTCAATCAGTGGGATTGCCTCCAATAGAGGAATATAAGAATGAATATCCGAATGATAATGTTGAAGATCGGGAAAAAGAGCTTACTGCTAAAGAGATCTTATTTAAATATGTACTTACTAATAAATTCTTGTGGTTTATCGCTTTGGCTAATGTATTCGTCTATTTTGTTCGTTACGGAGTAGTGGACTGGGCGCCTACTTATTTGACAGAAGTCAAAGGATTTAGCAATGATAATTCTAGATGGGCTTATTTTATGTATGAATATGCTGGAATTCCTGGTACGCTGCTTTGCGGTTGGATGAGTGACAAGCTATTTAGGGGTCGTAGGGCACCGGCAGGTATTTTATTCATGGTCGGTGTATTGATTGCTGTGCTTATATACTGGTTGAACCCGCCAGGCAATCCGCTTATCGATAATATTGCACTGGTTAGTATTGGTTTTCTGATTTATGGTCCGGTTATGTTGATTGGTCTGCATGCACTTGATCTTGCTCCGAAGAAAGCTGCAGGTACAGCAGCAGGATTAACGGGATTTTTCGGTTATTTGGGTGGTGCGGCATTCGCCAATGCTGCTATGGGCTATATTGTTGATATGTTTGGATGGGATGGAGGATTTGTCTTGCTTGTCGGTTCCTGCGTCCTCGCTATCTTCTTCCTGGCTTTAACCTGGAATACTGGAAAAGCGAAAAATTAA
- a CDS encoding sugar phosphate nucleotidyltransferase, whose product MKGVILCAGKAKRMKPFSSTLPKTLLPVANRSLLEHCINRMTDIGIEEIGIVMNPQQKSIVDYLASSNLPVTFHYIFQTEQLGVAHALASAQEFVGTDSFLLLLGDNLTAEPLETLIAASGGDKSALLLAEVDTPQDYGIAEISDNRIVSIEEKPKRPRSKLAVIGTYLFDANIFMAIQHIQPSARGEYEITDAIQWLIQHGFPLAYSITKEPYTDVGTLQRWLEANRWMLSRQLGNEVQVGAQTKLENCVLKGPVIIGNQCTLKNAVVGPYVSIQDGTELMNCTIENSICLKKARILDIPSPISHSIFGQHVTLQGAHMQESSLRFILGSDSHLIFPASGGKGDTE is encoded by the coding sequence ATGAAAGGAGTTATCCTTTGCGCGGGAAAAGCCAAAAGAATGAAGCCATTTTCGAGTACACTTCCTAAAACATTGCTCCCAGTAGCCAATCGGTCGTTACTTGAGCATTGTATCAATCGAATGACCGATATAGGAATCGAGGAAATCGGCATTGTCATGAATCCGCAACAAAAAAGTATCGTTGATTATCTTGCTTCAAGTAATTTACCAGTTACATTTCATTACATTTTTCAGACAGAACAGTTGGGAGTTGCTCATGCACTTGCCAGTGCGCAAGAGTTTGTCGGTACGGATTCCTTTCTGCTTCTGTTAGGAGATAACTTAACTGCTGAGCCGCTTGAAACGCTGATTGCAGCGTCCGGGGGAGATAAAAGCGCACTACTTCTTGCGGAAGTGGATACTCCACAGGATTATGGGATTGCCGAAATCAGTGACAACCGGATTGTAAGCATTGAAGAGAAGCCAAAACGGCCACGCAGCAAATTGGCTGTCATTGGCACATATTTATTTGATGCAAATATTTTCATGGCCATTCAGCATATTCAACCTTCCGCAAGAGGAGAATACGAAATTACTGATGCAATCCAATGGCTCATCCAACATGGATTTCCGCTTGCCTATTCGATTACGAAAGAGCCATATACGGACGTAGGTACACTACAACGATGGCTGGAGGCCAATCGCTGGATGCTGTCCCGACAATTAGGAAACGAAGTGCAAGTCGGCGCACAAACAAAGCTGGAAAACTGTGTCTTAAAAGGTCCTGTCATTATCGGGAATCAATGTACACTAAAAAATGCTGTAGTGGGTCCTTATGTATCCATTCAAGACGGAACAGAGTTAATGAATTGCACAATAGAGAACAGCATTTGTCTGAAGAAGGCTAGAATCCTTGATATTCCTTCTCCTATCTCGCACAGCATTTTTGGCCAGCATGTTACGTTGCAGGGGGCCCATATGCAAGAATCTTCATTGCGCTTCATACTTGGCAGCGATTCTCATCTTATATTCCCCGCGAGCGGAGGAAAGGGGGACACAGAATGA
- a CDS encoding glycerol-3-phosphate dehydrogenase/oxidase, whose protein sequence is MEQSFASVQRQQILRDMETQSFDVLVIGGGITGAGIALDAQSRGMKTALVEMQDFAAGTSSRSTKLVHGGLRYLKQFEFKLVAEVGKERAIVYENAPHVTTPEWMLLPMIEGGTYGKFATSIGLRVYDTLAGVKRDERRVMLNKQETLTREPLLRTDNLKGGGYYVEYRTDDARLTIEVMKEAVHRGARAVNYVKAEELLYENGKIVGITAVDTLSGEKYNIHAKKVINAAGPWVDKIREKDGSKKGKRLHLTKGVHLVIDGTRFPLRQAVYFDTPDGRMVFAIPREGKTYIGTTDTDYHGDIANPKMTIEDRDYIIRAANFMFPTLKLTAEDVESSWAGLRPLIHEDGKSPSELSRKDEIFISESGLLTIAGGKLTGYRKMAERIVDLVASQLKEEGQGSYPGCSTDSTRLSGGDVGGSAGFESFVKKQVTQGVAVGLSAEEAERLARRYGSNVARIYTIVRERGEEAEKAGLSKGVFASLVYAMEEEMVATPEDYFVRRTGALYFAISQVRQWMVPVIAYMGQTLGWSEQETAKHRERLEQLIHDATVPQASTASASA, encoded by the coding sequence ATGGAACAATCATTTGCGAGCGTTCAACGTCAGCAGATTTTACGTGATATGGAAACACAATCGTTCGATGTTCTTGTTATCGGTGGAGGTATTACAGGAGCAGGTATCGCGCTTGACGCCCAATCCCGGGGAATGAAGACTGCGCTTGTAGAAATGCAGGATTTTGCTGCGGGAACATCTAGCCGCTCCACTAAGCTGGTACATGGCGGTTTGCGTTATCTTAAGCAATTCGAGTTTAAGCTGGTTGCCGAAGTTGGTAAAGAGCGAGCCATTGTATACGAAAATGCGCCACATGTAACGACGCCCGAATGGATGCTCCTCCCAATGATCGAAGGCGGCACATACGGGAAGTTTGCCACCTCTATTGGCTTACGCGTATATGATACGCTGGCTGGAGTTAAGAGGGACGAACGCCGCGTGATGTTGAACAAACAGGAGACATTGACTAGGGAACCACTGTTGCGTACCGATAATTTAAAAGGCGGAGGCTATTATGTGGAATATCGGACCGATGATGCACGCCTGACGATTGAGGTTATGAAAGAAGCAGTACATCGAGGAGCGCGGGCGGTGAATTATGTGAAGGCTGAGGAGCTTCTGTATGAGAATGGAAAGATTGTAGGTATCACGGCTGTTGATACATTAAGTGGTGAGAAATACAACATTCACGCTAAAAAAGTTATTAACGCGGCAGGCCCCTGGGTGGACAAAATTCGGGAGAAAGACGGTTCGAAAAAAGGCAAACGTCTGCATCTGACAAAGGGTGTACATCTGGTTATCGATGGAACAAGGTTCCCGCTCCGCCAGGCGGTATATTTTGATACGCCTGATGGACGGATGGTGTTCGCCATTCCGCGTGAAGGCAAAACGTATATAGGAACAACTGATACAGACTATCACGGAGATATTGCTAATCCGAAAATGACGATAGAAGATCGGGACTACATTATACGGGCGGCGAATTTTATGTTTCCTACATTGAAACTAACAGCTGAAGATGTGGAGTCCAGTTGGGCCGGTTTGCGTCCGCTCATTCACGAAGACGGTAAGTCACCTTCTGAGTTATCCCGTAAGGATGAGATTTTCATCTCGGAATCCGGGCTTCTGACGATTGCGGGTGGTAAGCTAACCGGATATCGGAAGATGGCAGAGCGAATCGTAGATCTGGTAGCTTCCCAACTGAAGGAAGAGGGACAGGGCTCATATCCGGGCTGTTCTACCGATAGTACCCGTCTATCGGGCGGCGATGTAGGTGGTTCGGCTGGTTTTGAGTCATTTGTAAAAAAACAGGTCACACAGGGCGTTGCCGTCGGACTATCGGCTGAAGAAGCGGAACGTTTGGCTCGCCGTTATGGCTCCAATGTAGCCCGCATTTATACGATTGTTCGTGAGCGCGGGGAAGAAGCGGAAAAGGCGGGTCTGTCGAAAGGAGTTTTTGCCTCGCTTGTCTATGCGATGGAAGAAGAGATGGTTGCTACACCGGAAGACTACTTCGTTCGTCGTACGGGTGCTTTATACTTTGCCATTAGTCAAGTACGACAATGGATGGTTCCAGTTATAGCTTACATGGGACAAACACTCGGATGGAGTGAGCAGGAGACGGCTAAGCATCGGGAACGACTGGAACAACTTATCCATGATGCCACTGTGCCGCAAGCTAGTACAGCCTCTGCATCTGCTTGA
- a CDS encoding UDP-glucose dehydrogenase family protein codes for MDVAVIGTGYVGTTTSIAFAAWDHKVIAIDSDREKISKLNRSVLPFYEEGLEKRLEQYRGSGNLSFTDDLKQGIARCDVLFIAVGTPSSPDGSADLSYVEMVARQIGQMMDRYKVVVTKSTVPVGTGDKIKAIITDELKKRNLSFSVDIVSNPEFLREGRALYDALHPERVVIGCETETAKKVMATLYERAQAPILYTTIRDAEMIKYAANAFLATKISFVNELARLCEKTGTNIMKVTEGMGMDSRIGPQFLRAGIGYGGSCFPKDTTALLNLAREQKIVLPILQAASDVNQTQVTWFMKRIQRTMGSFSGKRITLLGLTFKPETDDTREAPSLKIIEQLLQNKAVVNAYDPQGMEHVKKIYPQVVYKLTPYEALKGADAIILATEWREILDLDWSKVKGLVTQPYLFDGRNALDPSAMRDLGYCYVGIGIGERGDY; via the coding sequence GTGGATGTGGCGGTTATCGGAACAGGATATGTAGGCACAACAACAAGCATTGCGTTTGCTGCTTGGGATCACAAAGTCATCGCTATCGACAGCGACCGGGAGAAGATTTCCAAACTTAACCGATCAGTTCTTCCATTCTATGAAGAGGGTCTAGAAAAGAGACTGGAACAATATAGAGGTAGTGGAAATCTTTCTTTTACGGACGACTTGAAACAAGGGATAGCGAGGTGCGATGTTCTATTTATCGCTGTCGGTACACCCTCTTCCCCGGACGGCTCCGCAGATTTATCGTATGTAGAAATGGTAGCAAGACAGATTGGACAAATGATGGATAGATACAAAGTCGTTGTTACGAAAAGCACCGTTCCAGTGGGTACAGGAGATAAAATTAAAGCGATCATTACTGATGAATTGAAGAAAAGGAATCTGTCTTTTTCCGTCGATATTGTCTCTAATCCAGAGTTTCTTCGAGAAGGCAGAGCGCTTTACGATGCGCTCCATCCCGAACGGGTAGTAATCGGCTGTGAAACAGAGACAGCAAAGAAGGTGATGGCGACACTTTATGAAAGAGCACAGGCACCTATTCTTTATACAACCATCCGCGATGCAGAAATGATTAAATACGCCGCGAATGCATTTCTGGCAACAAAAATCTCTTTCGTAAATGAACTGGCACGACTTTGTGAGAAAACAGGAACCAACATTATGAAAGTAACCGAAGGAATGGGAATGGATAGCCGGATCGGTCCACAATTTCTTCGTGCCGGCATCGGCTATGGCGGTTCCTGCTTTCCGAAAGATACCACTGCACTGCTTAATCTGGCTAGAGAACAGAAAATAGTACTTCCTATTCTACAAGCTGCTTCTGATGTTAATCAGACGCAGGTTACCTGGTTTATGAAAAGAATTCAGCGTACCATGGGTTCTTTTTCAGGGAAGAGAATTACATTGCTCGGCTTGACATTCAAACCGGAAACAGATGATACCCGTGAAGCTCCCTCGTTAAAAATCATTGAACAGCTGTTGCAAAACAAAGCGGTTGTCAACGCCTACGATCCACAGGGGATGGAACACGTCAAAAAAATATATCCCCAAGTAGTGTATAAGCTGACGCCTTATGAAGCGTTAAAGGGGGCGGACGCGATTATTCTTGCTACGGAGTGGAGAGAGATTCTTGATCTGGACTGGAGCAAAGTGAAAGGCTTGGTAACACAGCCTTATCTGTTTGATGGCAGGAATGCGCTTGATCCATCTGCTATGCGTGATTTGGGGTATTGTTATGTCGGCATCGGTATTGGTGAAAGAGGCGATTACTGA
- a CDS encoding kinase-associated lipoprotein B has translation MTNISLNPGDLVTATYKSGEYIGELVELYLPRVAVVKILAVRKHPEQGDLHHPGQSNVPLFHQRRALSYQEKASVPIAMVHPYDGDVPEYESSLRKALEEEIAKLQNDSSEWAKRSLRELETLRSEYF, from the coding sequence ATGACTAACATATCATTGAATCCAGGCGATTTGGTAACTGCTACTTACAAATCGGGCGAATATATCGGAGAGTTAGTGGAATTATATCTGCCGCGCGTAGCCGTAGTCAAAATACTCGCAGTACGCAAGCACCCGGAGCAAGGTGATTTACATCATCCTGGTCAAAGCAACGTTCCACTATTCCACCAACGGCGTGCACTTTCTTATCAAGAGAAGGCGTCTGTGCCGATCGCAATGGTACATCCTTATGATGGAGACGTGCCGGAATATGAAAGCTCTCTACGCAAAGCGCTTGAAGAAGAAATCGCAAAGCTGCAGAATGATTCATCTGAATGGGCCAAACGTTCTCTGCGTGAATTGGAGACCTTACGTAGCGAATACTTCTAA